From Halobacillus sp. Marseille-Q1614, the proteins below share one genomic window:
- a CDS encoding YeiH family protein, whose amino-acid sequence MRISLLQRHSIIPGVFFTFIIAGLGFLLAKLPGMQQVGPLAISIFIAVLFRHFFGFPEVLKSGTTFSAKRLLRAAIILFGLQLNINLILAEGVTLIMRDLLVIILSIGLMMALAKWLKADRGLSLLLGIGTGVCGASAIAAVSPILEAKERDTALSAGIISIIGTIFAIVYTLLRPFLPVEAEAFGMWAGLSLHEVAHAVLAGEAGGEDSLAMALLAKLGRVFLLVPLSLLLIWVMKHRKNKSTANHSIPFPWFLIGFIVMSLIGSFIITPYLPNASSFLNLSSSITSFILTMAMAGLGLNVSLNDLTQRAWKPLMAVTATSIVLSAVTALLVFS is encoded by the coding sequence ATGCGTATATCTTTACTTCAACGCCACTCAATTATTCCTGGAGTGTTTTTTACATTTATAATTGCAGGACTGGGATTCCTGCTCGCCAAACTTCCTGGTATGCAGCAAGTCGGCCCTCTGGCCATTTCAATTTTTATAGCTGTATTGTTTCGTCACTTTTTCGGTTTTCCTGAAGTCTTAAAATCAGGCACTACATTTTCAGCCAAGCGGCTTCTGCGTGCCGCTATTATATTATTTGGACTGCAGTTAAATATTAACCTTATTTTAGCTGAAGGGGTTACCCTCATCATGCGTGATTTACTTGTTATTATATTAAGTATCGGCTTGATGATGGCCTTGGCGAAATGGCTGAAAGCTGATCGGGGACTGTCTTTATTGTTAGGTATAGGAACAGGAGTTTGCGGTGCTTCGGCAATTGCAGCTGTATCCCCTATATTAGAAGCTAAAGAAAGAGATACCGCTCTAAGTGCGGGAATCATTTCCATTATCGGTACCATTTTCGCCATTGTGTATACCCTTCTCCGTCCTTTTCTTCCGGTCGAAGCAGAGGCTTTTGGAATGTGGGCGGGATTAAGCTTACATGAAGTCGCTCACGCGGTATTAGCAGGCGAGGCCGGCGGGGAAGACAGTCTCGCCATGGCATTATTAGCTAAGCTGGGCCGTGTTTTTTTATTAGTGCCTCTGAGCTTACTTTTAATTTGGGTTATGAAACATCGTAAAAATAAAAGCACAGCGAACCACAGCATTCCTTTCCCCTGGTTTTTAATAGGGTTTATCGTTATGAGCCTGATCGGAAGCTTCATCATTACTCCATATTTGCCGAATGCTTCTTCCTTCTTAAATCTGTCTTCCAGTATTACTTCATTTATTCTGACGATGGCGATGGCGGGACTTGGCTTGAATGTCAGCCTTAATGATTTAACACAGCGGGCATGGAAGCCGCTAATGGCTGTTACAGCCACTTCAATTGTCCTGTCAGCTGTTACAGCTTTATTGGTTTTCTCATAA
- a CDS encoding AI-2E family transporter, which yields MEKWESTPLIRFFGGKNLLYILGVILFIGLNLFIYSQVSFIFKPIVAFFETIALSVIFTVVVYYLLRPIIGLLEGFRIKRVWGILITLALVSGLITLLIFLIIPFLERQFLSLIEELPEYLMELAYSIDQWIRNSIFANYYNDLFEDLGGTLDQVSDNLSTYVGNTLEGVTSFITTLTNVVIALVTLPFILFYLLKDGEKFPNMLLRIFPPKVRPELLNVFKGIDHQLSAYIQGQIIVSFCIGAMMYVGFLIIGLDYALLLAAIASVTSVVPYLGPMIAITPALIIAIVTSPFMLVKLAIVWTVVQLLEGKFISPQIMGKRLHIHPVTIIFVLLTAGHLFGILGIIVAIPGYAIIKVVVVYMFLWFKRRFNKFAAPDNKYSETE from the coding sequence ATGGAAAAATGGGAATCCACTCCGCTCATTAGGTTCTTTGGGGGAAAGAATCTTCTTTACATATTAGGAGTTATTTTATTCATTGGTCTCAATCTATTTATTTACTCTCAAGTTTCGTTTATCTTTAAGCCTATTGTCGCTTTTTTTGAAACGATTGCTTTATCCGTAATATTTACCGTTGTCGTCTACTATTTATTGCGGCCGATTATCGGATTACTCGAAGGATTCAGGATTAAGCGGGTGTGGGGGATACTAATTACCCTCGCATTAGTCTCGGGATTAATTACACTATTGATCTTCTTAATTATTCCATTTCTTGAACGGCAGTTTTTAAGTCTAATCGAAGAGCTGCCGGAATACCTCATGGAGCTGGCCTACTCAATAGATCAGTGGATTAGGAATTCCATTTTTGCTAATTATTATAATGATTTGTTTGAAGATCTTGGCGGAACGCTTGATCAGGTATCTGATAACCTGTCTACTTACGTAGGGAATACACTTGAAGGTGTTACAAGCTTTATTACGACCCTTACTAATGTAGTTATTGCACTAGTGACACTTCCATTTATCCTGTTCTACTTATTAAAAGATGGAGAGAAATTCCCCAATATGCTTTTAAGAATTTTCCCTCCGAAGGTACGTCCTGAGCTTTTGAATGTTTTTAAAGGGATCGATCATCAGTTAAGTGCCTATATTCAAGGGCAGATTATCGTAAGCTTTTGTATTGGGGCCATGATGTATGTCGGATTCCTAATTATTGGGCTGGACTATGCATTGCTGCTGGCTGCAATAGCTAGTGTGACAAGTGTCGTTCCTTATTTAGGGCCGATGATCGCAATTACTCCGGCTCTCATTATTGCTATCGTTACTTCACCTTTTATGCTCGTGAAATTAGCAATAGTATGGACGGTTGTTCAGCTTCTGGAAGGTAAGTTTATTTCTCCGCAAATTATGGGGAAAAGGCTTCACATTCATCCCGTCACTATCATTTTTGTATTGCTTACAGCCGGCCATTTATTTGGGATTCTCGGTATTATTGTTGCGATTCCAGGTTATGCGATTATTAAAGTGGTTGTCGTGTATATGTTCCTATGGTTTAAGCGCCGGTTTAATAAATTTGCGGCACCTGATAATAAGTACAGCGAAACAGAATAA
- a CDS encoding MoeB/ThiF family adenylyltransferase, whose protein sequence is MALDRYSRQELFTSIGKLGQQKIRDKHVLIIGAGALGTSNAEQLARAGAGKLTIVDRDYVEWSNLQRQQLFTENDAKQRMPKAVAAENRLKDVNSDVIYRSYIMDVQREELESLIKDVDVLLDATDNFDTRMLLNDVCQKYNVPWVYGGCAGSHGMSYTVVPGKTPCLNCLMETVPLGGATCDTVGVISPVVQMAAAHQVAETLKLLVEDYQSLFQKLIVFDMWKHSYSGIAVNHAKKEDCPSCGVEATYPFMQPANQTKAAVLCGRDTVQIRPPRKMERDFNKLRENLPGTNIEENPFLLSFKQDDYRFVFFKDGRVLVHGTKDITAARRLYHKIVG, encoded by the coding sequence ATGGCTTTAGACCGCTATTCTCGACAAGAACTTTTTACATCAATCGGAAAACTAGGACAGCAGAAGATTCGTGATAAACATGTGCTTATTATCGGAGCAGGTGCCCTTGGGACGAGCAATGCCGAGCAGCTTGCCCGGGCAGGCGCCGGGAAGCTGACAATTGTAGACCGCGATTATGTAGAATGGAGCAATCTTCAGCGTCAGCAGCTTTTTACAGAAAATGATGCCAAACAGAGGATGCCTAAAGCCGTAGCTGCCGAAAATAGGCTGAAAGACGTAAATTCTGATGTTATTTATCGATCCTATATTATGGATGTCCAGCGCGAAGAACTGGAAAGTTTAATTAAAGACGTTGATGTACTGCTTGATGCTACAGATAATTTCGACACAAGAATGCTGCTTAACGACGTTTGTCAGAAATATAATGTGCCGTGGGTGTATGGGGGCTGCGCAGGAAGCCACGGAATGAGCTACACGGTCGTTCCCGGCAAGACACCCTGCCTGAACTGCCTAATGGAAACTGTCCCTTTAGGAGGAGCCACTTGTGATACGGTGGGAGTGATCAGCCCGGTTGTGCAAATGGCTGCAGCCCACCAGGTGGCCGAGACGCTGAAGCTGCTTGTAGAAGATTATCAGTCTCTTTTTCAAAAGCTGATCGTTTTTGATATGTGGAAGCATTCGTATTCAGGCATTGCAGTGAATCATGCGAAAAAGGAGGATTGTCCTTCTTGCGGAGTAGAAGCGACGTATCCTTTTATGCAGCCGGCGAATCAGACGAAAGCTGCGGTTCTCTGCGGCAGGGATACTGTTCAAATACGCCCTCCCCGAAAAATGGAGCGCGATTTTAATAAGCTGAGAGAGAATCTTCCAGGAACCAATATTGAGGAGAACCCTTTTCTGCTGTCGTTTAAACAGGACGATTACCGGTTTGTCTTTTTTAAAGATGGACGGGTATTAGTTCATGGGACGAAGGATATAACAGCGGCACGCCGCCTTTATCATAAAATCGTAGGATAA
- a CDS encoding SDR family NAD(P)-dependent oxidoreductase: protein MSIFSNEALSNQHILITGATGGIGYQAAIEAVQAGAKVTITGRNEEKLAGLREECLKNKEAEVFVYPSDLNKAEGRRSLIKEAQNQYGPMTGLVNSAGISGGGSIENLSEEDLRKVMELNYFSTVLLTQEVYPHMKKEGKGAIVNISSLSGLRGTHSNIAYSASKFAVTGFTQSLAVEAIEHNIRVNAICPGFVETEMGKQAIKRKGEREGRSYEEQLETAKSRIPSGRLSTPEEVARSIVFLLSDAASNIVGESLKISGGSVMR from the coding sequence ATGTCTATTTTCTCTAATGAAGCATTATCAAATCAGCATATTCTTATTACCGGCGCGACTGGAGGTATCGGCTATCAGGCTGCCATTGAAGCCGTTCAAGCTGGTGCAAAGGTGACAATCACCGGCAGAAACGAAGAGAAGCTGGCCGGGCTTAGAGAGGAATGTTTAAAGAACAAAGAGGCTGAAGTCTTCGTTTATCCGTCCGACTTAAACAAAGCAGAAGGCCGCAGGAGCTTAATTAAAGAAGCCCAAAATCAATATGGACCAATGACCGGTCTCGTCAATTCTGCCGGCATCTCCGGTGGAGGCTCAATTGAAAATTTATCAGAAGAAGATTTGCGTAAAGTGATGGAGTTGAATTACTTCTCTACTGTTTTACTCACCCAGGAGGTCTATCCCCATATGAAAAAAGAAGGAAAGGGAGCCATCGTAAATATCTCGTCCTTATCAGGCTTACGAGGCACACACAGTAATATCGCCTACAGTGCATCAAAGTTTGCCGTTACAGGGTTTACTCAATCACTGGCCGTTGAAGCTATTGAACATAACATTCGAGTCAATGCCATCTGTCCGGGATTTGTGGAGACAGAAATGGGGAAGCAGGCGATTAAAAGAAAAGGTGAAAGAGAGGGCCGAAGCTATGAAGAGCAGCTGGAAACAGCGAAAAGCAGAATCCCATCAGGAAGGCTCAGTACACCTGAAGAAGTGGCCAGGTCGATCGTCTTTCTATTGTCAGATGCGGCGTCCAATATAGTAGGAGAATCCTTAAAGATATCTGGGGGAAGCGTCATGAGGTAA
- a CDS encoding NADPH-dependent FMN reductase, translated as MKVAALVGSIRKESYNMKLTKFIQERYKNRLDIKIVPIRDVAFYDQDIENVAPASVQRFKAAVADADAFLIVTPEFNHSIPGVLKNALDWLSRGDREMANKATFIAGATMGALGTVRAQMQLRQILNAPGMGANVLPGNEILIGGIQHKMDEGGQLTDKQTVDFIDNVVEQFIPFAEKQKEKVY; from the coding sequence ATTAAAGTAGCAGCTCTCGTCGGCAGCATTCGCAAAGAATCGTATAACATGAAATTGACGAAGTTTATTCAGGAACGTTATAAAAACCGTTTAGATATTAAGATTGTACCCATCCGCGACGTCGCCTTTTATGATCAGGACATCGAAAATGTAGCCCCTGCTTCTGTACAGCGTTTTAAAGCAGCTGTAGCAGATGCAGACGCCTTCTTAATCGTAACTCCTGAATTTAACCATTCTATCCCTGGCGTATTAAAGAATGCTCTGGACTGGCTTTCTCGAGGTGACCGCGAAATGGCGAATAAAGCCACTTTCATTGCTGGTGCCACAATGGGAGCTCTCGGTACAGTGCGCGCGCAAATGCAGCTGCGCCAAATTTTAAATGCTCCTGGTATGGGAGCCAATGTGCTGCCGGGCAACGAGATTCTTATCGGCGGCATTCAGCATAAAATGGATGAAGGCGGCCAGTTAACCGATAAGCAGACTGTTGATTTTATCGATAATGTTGTCGAACAGTTCATCCCATTTGCAGAGAAACAAAAGGAAAAAGTATATTAA
- a CDS encoding UDP-N-acetylmuramoyl-L-alanyl-D-glutamate--2,6-diaminopimelate ligase, protein MEKKMYHFTGLWDAPVYGPSSKLVSSVVYDSRDVIPGSAFVCIIGEHHDGHQFIEKAVTLGASVIIGTSEELLHKKSTIYPDVTFIAVTNSKLALAELSSNFYDSPSKKLATIGITGTNGKTTVTSFVYSILNALSFRTGSIGTAGIWDDKEKKDFKQTVPTTPESPDLQRVLDYYCKNNIQAAVIESTSIAIEQHRLASIDFDIAVHTNLTPEHLEFHGTMEKYKQAKLKLFSQSKRAVVNLDDPGMSQDILKFSQSPVLTYGIQSNADLKAEDIHTTANGTAFNLVVNNKKYYVHAPLFGHYNVSNLLAAIGASFQLGFSIEDILSVIFKIKSPEGRYQVIHNLAPFKIILDYAHTPDALSHVIEAVRQSPHRKLIVMITGIGLRDPNKRPLMAQEVEGLADEIIVSVDQPGFSNRRDVVQDVLKGFKNPAAPNIHTKLHREDGIHYALGLASKGDVVLLTGIGFGGYQIIKDQRVPYSELDVIQNYFKFPHSC, encoded by the coding sequence TTGGAGAAAAAAATGTATCACTTTACCGGTCTGTGGGATGCTCCTGTATATGGCCCGTCATCCAAGCTGGTCAGTTCAGTTGTTTATGATTCAAGAGACGTAATTCCCGGCTCTGCCTTTGTATGTATTATAGGAGAGCATCACGACGGACATCAATTCATAGAAAAGGCTGTTACACTAGGTGCCTCTGTAATTATTGGAACATCAGAAGAACTGCTACATAAGAAATCCACCATTTACCCCGATGTCACGTTTATAGCAGTGACAAATAGTAAACTTGCCCTTGCGGAACTGTCCTCCAACTTTTACGATAGCCCTTCTAAGAAGCTGGCCACTATTGGAATTACAGGCACGAACGGAAAGACGACTGTTACTTCTTTTGTTTATTCTATATTGAATGCGTTATCGTTTCGGACAGGCTCGATAGGAACTGCCGGCATATGGGACGATAAAGAGAAAAAAGATTTTAAACAAACAGTCCCTACTACGCCTGAAAGCCCAGACCTTCAACGTGTGCTCGATTATTATTGCAAAAATAATATACAGGCAGCTGTAATAGAATCCACTTCCATAGCGATTGAACAGCACCGCCTGGCATCGATTGATTTTGACATTGCCGTTCATACCAACCTTACACCTGAGCATTTGGAATTTCACGGTACGATGGAAAAATACAAGCAGGCGAAGCTTAAATTATTTTCCCAGTCAAAACGGGCTGTCGTAAACCTGGATGATCCCGGAATGTCCCAGGACATCCTGAAGTTCTCCCAAAGCCCTGTTTTGACTTATGGCATTCAGTCAAATGCTGATTTAAAAGCAGAAGACATCCACACTACGGCCAATGGGACAGCATTCAATCTCGTGGTTAACAACAAGAAGTATTACGTACACGCTCCCCTTTTTGGCCATTATAATGTGTCTAATTTATTGGCGGCTATTGGAGCTAGTTTTCAGCTTGGTTTCAGTATAGAAGATATCCTTTCAGTTATTTTTAAAATTAAAAGTCCTGAAGGGCGTTACCAGGTCATTCATAACCTTGCCCCTTTTAAAATTATTTTGGACTACGCCCACACCCCAGATGCCTTGTCCCACGTTATTGAAGCGGTACGACAAAGTCCCCACCGTAAGCTTATTGTCATGATAACGGGCATTGGCCTGCGCGACCCTAATAAGCGGCCCTTGATGGCACAGGAAGTCGAAGGTTTAGCTGATGAAATTATAGTCAGTGTAGATCAGCCTGGTTTTTCAAACAGACGGGATGTTGTGCAGGATGTATTAAAAGGGTTCAAAAACCCAGCAGCGCCTAACATTCATACCAAGCTTCATCGAGAAGACGGCATCCATTATGCTTTAGGTTTGGCTTCTAAAGGAGACGTTGTGTTATTAACCGGCATCGGATTTGGCGGTTATCAAATTATTAAAGATCAAAGAGTTCCTTACTCAGAACTCGACGTCATTCAAAATTATTTCAAGTTCCCTCACTCGTGTTAA
- a CDS encoding DinB family protein: MNNYCQMAFHQLEIVVASISEILGQLNEEDLKFRPTEGKFSIGELLEHIAIIPSADGKIAEGLSEQEMKKFYDSISLQTTEEISAALFEHFAQLKFQYESYTEDHLFAEITSWWGVTYTRYEWLLEILAHMYHHRGQLHAMLVHTYNKDLEILLFE, from the coding sequence ATGAATAATTACTGTCAAATGGCTTTCCATCAATTAGAAATCGTAGTAGCGTCTATATCAGAAATCTTAGGCCAGCTCAATGAAGAAGATTTAAAGTTCCGTCCCACCGAAGGAAAGTTCTCGATCGGTGAACTTTTAGAACACATCGCCATTATCCCTTCTGCCGATGGGAAGATTGCCGAAGGATTATCCGAACAAGAAATGAAGAAATTCTATGATTCTATTTCTCTTCAGACGACTGAGGAGATTTCGGCCGCTCTGTTTGAGCACTTCGCCCAATTGAAGTTCCAATATGAAAGCTACACAGAGGATCATTTGTTTGCCGAAATTACATCTTGGTGGGGTGTTACTTATACCCGATATGAATGGCTGCTGGAAATCCTGGCTCACATGTACCATCACCGCGGCCAGCTGCATGCTATGCTAGTCCACACTTATAATAAAGATCTGGAAATCTTATTATTTGAATAG
- a CDS encoding catalase: MSDKQKRDQLTNSSGAPVGDNQNSITAGSRGPTLIQDVHLLEKLAHFNRERIPERVVHAKGAGAHGFFEVTNDVTPYTKAKFLNEVGKRIPVFTRFSTVAGERGSADTVRDPRGFAVKCYTEDGNYDLVGKNTPVFFLRDAIKFPDFIHTQKRNPATNMKDPNAVWDFFSLSPESLHQVTILHSDRGIPATYRHMHGLGSHTFKWTNTESSSVWVKYHFKSEQGIKNLDEETGNRIAGENPDYKTGDLYKAIEKRDYPAWTVYVQIMPLEDANTYRFDPFDVTKVWSQKDYLLIEVGRMVTDQNLKNYFAEVEQAAFSPGRFVPGIEASPDKMLQGRLFVYSDAHRYRLGANHEAMPVNRPRTQVSNYQRDGFMRFDDNGGGKPNYEPNSYGGPVEDPNSKPAPFEVSGYADSVRYDESDHYTQAGDLYRLLDSDEKSRLVKNIVESMKPVEKEEIKLRQIEHFYKADTEYGQRVADGLGLKVPEYEL, translated from the coding sequence ATGTCAGATAAACAAAAAAGAGACCAGTTAACAAATAGCTCAGGTGCTCCTGTTGGCGACAACCAGAACTCCATCACTGCAGGATCCCGTGGACCAACACTTATACAAGATGTCCACTTATTGGAGAAACTAGCTCATTTCAATAGAGAACGCATCCCTGAGCGAGTCGTTCACGCAAAAGGTGCGGGAGCTCACGGATTTTTTGAAGTCACAAATGATGTAACACCCTATACGAAAGCAAAATTTTTAAATGAAGTAGGGAAACGCATTCCTGTATTTACGAGGTTCTCTACCGTAGCAGGGGAAAGAGGATCAGCTGACACAGTCCGCGACCCGCGCGGTTTTGCTGTTAAGTGTTATACAGAAGACGGAAACTATGACCTGGTAGGAAAGAATACACCGGTCTTCTTTCTAAGAGATGCCATTAAATTCCCTGATTTTATCCATACTCAAAAGAGAAATCCGGCGACCAACATGAAGGACCCTAACGCTGTGTGGGATTTCTTCTCCCTTTCACCTGAGTCGCTTCACCAGGTCACAATTCTTCATTCAGACCGAGGCATCCCTGCTACCTACCGTCATATGCACGGTTTAGGAAGCCACACCTTTAAGTGGACGAATACGGAAAGCAGCTCTGTATGGGTGAAGTATCACTTTAAGTCTGAACAAGGTATCAAGAACCTGGATGAAGAGACCGGGAACAGAATTGCCGGGGAAAACCCTGACTATAAGACAGGCGATTTGTATAAAGCTATCGAAAAAAGGGACTATCCTGCCTGGACGGTTTATGTTCAAATCATGCCGTTGGAAGATGCCAACACCTACCGTTTCGACCCATTCGATGTAACAAAAGTGTGGTCACAAAAAGACTACCTGCTGATTGAGGTTGGACGCATGGTGACGGATCAGAATCTTAAGAATTACTTCGCGGAAGTGGAACAGGCAGCTTTCTCTCCTGGCCGATTCGTACCAGGAATAGAAGCATCTCCAGATAAAATGCTTCAGGGACGTCTGTTTGTTTACTCAGATGCGCACCGTTACCGTCTCGGAGCTAACCACGAAGCAATGCCGGTTAACCGCCCGCGTACTCAAGTGAGTAACTATCAGCGTGACGGCTTCATGCGCTTTGATGACAACGGAGGCGGCAAGCCAAACTATGAACCGAACAGCTACGGAGGTCCTGTAGAAGATCCAAACAGCAAGCCGGCACCATTTGAAGTATCTGGCTATGCCGATAGCGTACGCTACGATGAAAGTGACCATTATACGCAGGCTGGAGACTTGTATCGATTATTGGACAGCGACGAGAAATCGCGTCTCGTGAAAAACATTGTAGAGTCCATGAAACCAGTAGAAAAAGAAGAGATTAAACTTCGCCAAATTGAACACTTCTATAAAGCCGACACAGAATACGGACAGCGTGTAGCTGATGGACTTGGCCTTAAAGTGCCAGAATATGAATTGTAA
- a CDS encoding formate/nitrite transporter family protein — MTDNEEKEVNDGNSTGNDSSQPARQFYLPYQIVDEFGEKGRDHLNQAFGGQFLLALSAGSFMTFGAVFSILLAEGVDIKGVYYLLSGLGFATGYALVFISGAVLFTEINVLLPSYLFNKANLMKVNIYKFWASAYIGNIIGALAVAVLIQMSGSLNSEFYTELSSYLDKKMKFMDHGLKGWFEVLVSGILANWLIGMAAFLTTAARDITGKILGTTLPVILFVAGNFQHSAANMGYFSMGILVSDKYTWYEYLFLNLIPASIGNLIGGGILVSLLFSYAYKDHISTSLGKKSSYKK, encoded by the coding sequence ATGACAGACAATGAAGAAAAAGAAGTTAATGACGGAAATTCAACAGGAAACGATTCAAGTCAGCCTGCCAGGCAGTTTTATCTGCCGTATCAGATCGTGGATGAATTTGGAGAGAAGGGGAGAGACCATCTTAATCAGGCATTTGGTGGTCAGTTCCTGCTTGCCTTATCAGCAGGTTCATTTATGACATTCGGAGCTGTTTTTTCAATTCTGCTTGCAGAGGGAGTAGATATTAAGGGCGTTTACTACCTTCTGTCCGGTTTAGGATTTGCGACAGGATATGCTCTCGTGTTCATTTCAGGAGCTGTTTTATTTACGGAGATTAACGTACTTCTGCCATCTTATTTATTTAATAAAGCCAATTTAATGAAGGTCAACATTTATAAATTTTGGGCGAGTGCCTATATTGGAAACATCATTGGTGCTTTAGCAGTAGCTGTCCTGATTCAAATGTCGGGATCGCTTAACTCTGAATTCTATACGGAGCTGTCATCTTATTTAGATAAAAAAATGAAATTCATGGATCACGGATTAAAAGGCTGGTTCGAAGTGTTGGTATCGGGAATTCTGGCCAACTGGCTCATAGGCATGGCAGCATTTCTTACCACGGCTGCCCGCGATATTACTGGTAAAATTCTTGGAACGACACTCCCGGTAATTTTATTTGTGGCTGGTAATTTCCAGCACAGTGCGGCAAATATGGGGTATTTCAGCATGGGAATTCTCGTATCTGACAAATACACTTGGTATGAATACTTATTCCTAAATCTTATCCCGGCAAGTATCGGAAACCTGATCGGGGGAGGCATCCTCGTATCCCTGTTGTTCTCTTACGCTTATAAAGATCATATATCTACGAGCTTAGGAAAAAAATCTTCATATAAAAAATAG
- a CDS encoding DUF4064 domain-containing protein, translating to MKRTVEIVFSVIGAVLYGLVAVFAGIMVNFSGDPSLRAEFQSILYSDPNVNPEEIPIDEVMAFIDMGAWLMLISAVAGIILGIVSIVFLRGNKKPKAAGIILIVSGVITAFSTIGFALFASIAYVVAGIVALVRKPKQPAAEVTNESY from the coding sequence ATGAAGCGAACCGTGGAAATCGTTTTTTCTGTTATTGGGGCCGTTTTATACGGACTGGTAGCTGTTTTTGCTGGAATTATGGTTAACTTCAGCGGGGATCCGAGTCTGAGGGCGGAATTTCAAAGTATCTTATATTCAGATCCTAATGTGAATCCTGAAGAAATCCCGATTGATGAAGTGATGGCATTTATTGATATGGGAGCCTGGCTGATGCTTATTTCAGCGGTTGCAGGAATCATACTGGGAATAGTGAGTATTGTATTTCTGCGCGGTAATAAAAAGCCGAAAGCAGCTGGTATTATTCTGATAGTAAGTGGAGTGATCACGGCTTTCTCAACTATCGGTTTCGCTCTCTTTGCATCGATTGCCTATGTGGTCGCTGGCATTGTAGCACTTGTCCGTAAACCGAAACAGCCGGCAGCAGAAGTAACGAATGAATCCTATTAA
- a CDS encoding ABC transporter permease subunit, translating into MNNFFQLIRNEQMKTYSQISTWVMVIILAVIVIGMGVLFKVGGEMSEGSQVDGNWEEQLQTENERMKKESQEDEFMAGFNAEQMAINEYRLENDIPPTEYNVWDFVLENQTNVSIISLFTIIIAASIIANEFRWGTIKLLLIRPISRTKILGAKYVSVLLFAISMLFFLYAMAFITGGLLFGFSGVSEPHLFIMSGEVQETPQFQHTVYGYLLSSVNLVMMATFAFMVSAVFRNSALAIGIAIFLMMSGNAIVAFFASKEWAKYILFANTNLTQFFSGTPMIDGLTLEFSITMLVVYFVIFLGLSWIFFTKRDVSNA; encoded by the coding sequence TTGAATAATTTTTTCCAACTTATTCGAAATGAGCAGATGAAAACCTATTCCCAGATCTCTACGTGGGTGATGGTGATTATTTTAGCCGTGATTGTTATTGGGATGGGCGTATTATTTAAAGTCGGGGGAGAAATGTCAGAAGGTTCTCAGGTGGATGGTAACTGGGAAGAACAGCTGCAGACAGAGAATGAGCGGATGAAAAAGGAAAGTCAGGAAGATGAATTCATGGCCGGTTTCAACGCTGAGCAGATGGCGATTAATGAATATCGGTTAGAGAATGATATTCCTCCTACTGAATATAATGTCTGGGACTTTGTGCTGGAGAACCAGACAAACGTATCAATCATTAGTCTTTTTACAATAATAATTGCTGCTAGTATAATTGCAAACGAATTTAGATGGGGTACAATTAAATTGCTGCTTATACGTCCGATTTCTCGAACGAAAATTTTAGGCGCAAAATATGTATCTGTACTCCTATTTGCGATAAGCATGTTATTCTTTTTATATGCTATGGCATTCATCACAGGCGGACTGCTGTTTGGATTCTCGGGAGTCAGTGAACCTCATCTGTTCATAATGTCTGGAGAGGTTCAGGAAACCCCGCAGTTTCAGCATACGGTTTATGGGTACTTATTAAGCTCAGTGAACTTGGTGATGATGGCGACTTTTGCCTTTATGGTATCTGCCGTTTTCAGAAACAGTGCGCTGGCAATCGGGATAGCCATATTCCTCATGATGTCAGGAAATGCGATCGTAGCTTTCTTTGCATCAAAGGAATGGGCAAAATATATTCTCTTTGCCAATACCAATCTGACTCAGTTCTTCTCTGGAACACCGATGATTGATGGTTTGACGTTAGAGTTTTCTATTACGATGCTCGTCGTCTATTTTGTCATATTTCTTGGATTATCCTGGATTTTCTTTACGAAACGAGATGTATCAAACGCATAA